The following is a genomic window from Episyrphus balteatus chromosome 1, idEpiBalt1.1, whole genome shotgun sequence.
ACAGGATTGtacgtgtatttttttttgtttttaattttttttttctctcccgtctaatcgggaggtaagtgggtaagcacttaagtgacTTTTACTGTACCAACAGAATGTAAATTTTTCctttccgaataacttttttgtcatcTGGTACattatttgatgtgggaaatgtgcccaaatatttttggccaggttaagaccaaaataccgcactgtgcgtcgttaaaattcgcttcttgtcagtcagtcgtatgatacttcactttatttctaatcGCAGCTGATCGAGAACATGTgttgacaagcaaaaaaatccaaaggtatcctaaaaatttctaaatactcgtgtatcttatgggaaatttgaagaacagctgaTTCGTGTTCACGAACGCACCCAATGAACCTTATACTTCAGCAACTTCGATCTAACTAAACCTGTAATATTGATTTGTTTTACTTATCAGTACTTTcttttcatatataaaaataaaattaaattcttggCGTTAATGCTTTGTGTACCCTCTTGTCCTATATTACGTAAGTTTTTGGTTAAggttaaattatttgttttcgaACTACTACAAGTTGCTTGGGTATTGTATCATaacattcaaaattaaacaaactgAAAATTTTCTCAAGAAGTTTATTACTTAATCCGAAACAATTGAAACTCTTGTATCATATGcttgtaaaaaatataaaattcgaaCAAATAATCTCATTGAGAAATTTAATCTCAAAAGTATAGAAATTCTGATGcttgtaaaaaatataaaattcgaaCAAATATTCTCATTGAGAAATTTAATCTCAAAAGTATAGAAACTCTGATTCTTCTATTGAATAAGCTTAGCGTTTCAATGTTTGTCAACTTACATAATCACAGATTGCTTGTAATCTATTGTgtacattgatttttaattgattttgaattttatataaataacagtgaatattttattataaatcaaTAATATAGTGTACATTTGAAACATGGGTATCATTTGTTTAAGTCTATTAGCAGTAGTTTTACTAACTACTGGTATTCTAGCCTGCAAGGCTCCTGATACAACTGAAACCAACAAAGATTGGTGGCAAACTGCTCAATTTTACCAAATCTATCCACGGTCTTTTATGGACTCTGATGGCGATGGAATTGGTGATTTAAATGGAATAACCTCAAAATTGGAATATCTTAAGGAAATTGGCGTAACTGCAGCTTGGCTTTCTCCTATTTTCAAGTCACCTATGGTTGATTTTGGTTATGATATCtcaagtttttatgaaattcaaccaGAGTACGGAACAATTGATGATTTGAAAAACCTCATCGTCAAGGCAACATCACTtggtttgaaaattgttttggaTTTTGTTCCAAACCATGCTAGTACTGAAAATGAATGGTTTAAGAAATCGGTAAAACGTGAGAAAGGCTTTGAGGACTTTTTTGTTTGGAGTGATGGAGTTGTGAATCCTAGCGGAGGAAAACGACTTCCACCAAGTAATTGGgtaaggaaaattaaaaaatgttaaaagacATAaacgaaaaaacaattttgctgGTTATGTAGCTTCAAGCCTTCAGAGGATCAGCTTGGGAATGGAATGACGAGAGGCAACAATACTACCTTCATCAATTTGCAGTTCAACAGGCCGATTTGAACTATCGCAATCCAGTGGTTGTGGAAGAAATGAAACGCGTCTTGCGGTATTGGTTGGATATAGGTGTTGCTGGTTTTAGAATTGATGCAGTTCCTGTTCTATTCGAGGCTTTACCTGACAGTACAGGACGTTACCCGGACGAACCACTCAGTGGTACTACCGATGATAAGGATGATAATGAATACTTGAATCACATTTACACACAAAACCAACCGGAAACTCTTGACATGGTATATCAATGGCGTACCGTCATGGATGACTATCAACGAATTCATGGTGGCGAAACAAGAGTCTTGTTAATAGAAACATATGCACCAGCTTGGTTTACTATGCCAATGTATGGAAATGCTACAACAAAGGGTGCACATTTgccattcaattttaatttgattacaATGTTAGACAAAGGATTTACAGCAACAGATCTAGAAAAGAGTATTGCTGCTTGGTTGGATAACATGCCTGCAGGGAAAACAGCAAATTGGGTGGTgagtttaaataaaacaacatcaaaCTATTGAACCTTTAggcattcatttatttttttgtttgaagactGGGAACCATGATAGAAGGCGTACCGCAAGTCGGTATGGAATTGAAGTAGCTGATACTATGAATATGCTGGTTATGATGTTGCCAGGAGCAAGTATTACTTATCAGGTATGAAGTATGATTTGTTTTcgatattttgtgtttttttctaagaaaagaacaaaagcTAAAATCAGATTATAGCATTCTtttccgttaaaaaaaaattaagtgtttctaaaatatttttgtatcgaattatttatttcacagggtgaaGAACTCGCAATGATCGATGGTGAAATATCTTGGGCAGATACTGTTGATCCAGCTGCATGCAACTCTAATCCAGATATCTATGAGAAATTTACTAGAGATCCAACACGTACACCCTTCCAATGGAATAGTAATAAAAATGCTGGGTTTTCTACAGCTGAAAAAACTTGGCTGCCACTTGCTGCTGGCTATGAAACAACAAATGTTGAAGTAGAACGAAAAGCGACGAGAAgtcatttaaatatttacaaagCTTTGGTTAATCTACGTAAAACAAGTAAATTACTTCAAAATGGAAATTATAGATTCAAAGCTCTTAGTGCAGGGGTATTCATATTAGAAAggtaaaattttaacaaatttcatGTGCTTTCAATTACAACctcttattatttttcaatagatCATTAACAACTGGTGAGAAATTAGTGTTTTTAGCTAATGTTGGCAGCTCGCCATCGACAATCAATATAAGAGATTATGATGTAACTTTACCAGAAACCGTCAAGACTTCTATCATTAATTTGTCTTCAACTAAAGGGGAAGGGTAAGTACACAAAAAAGTCTTTAAGGATCTACATTACAAGCCGCCTaggttacaaaatttttttgcctaTCAGTTTTCGACCCTTGGCTTCAAGACCTTTAGCTGAGAATTCTTTGTTTGATcttaagatttaattttttaaaaggtctCTCCAGATGTTTAACATTACTTGTATACCTATGTCTACTATATTCTACATGGTATTTTGCTTGCTGCCGTTTGTATTGGGGCCAGGTATAATTGTATTGTTTTAATAGCACTGGGCTTTTCAAAGAGATTAAACATCCATTTTCCTATGCTTTGCTTGAAAATCATTCATTCCCTAAAAAGTGGTTTTGTTCCAGTTCAATTTGTGTCTGACCAGAGTCCAACACTTTTGTATGACCTTCTCCACTTAAAACAACAGTTTAAAGAACTGCTTTGAGAAACTCTAACCATGGTGCAACGCATGGCAGTTAACCaaaccaaattataaaaaaaaaaattaatccgaaaaaaaattttttgcttaCGTAAGGACTTCgtcgtaaaaaattaaaattccaattcgtgaaattaaaaacattttttctaaattaatcttaAACAAACAATTACACCATGTTActaattattgtttttctttttattttagggtTACCCTATCAGCCGGAAATATAGAACTTAGTGCATATGAGGCCTTGATTTTAGTAAAAACATAACTTTTCACTGCCAAAACGAAAATGTAGTACTTACATGTTatttaaatgtaataaaaaaataagtaaaattaaatattttttaaaacgacGACGAATGAttatctatagaaaaaatgttcgtcataaaattatctacaaatattgccttatgcattaTTCTGTGAAATCAACCGTTTTCGGAATAGAGCGATTTCAAGCGTAGGCATAATACATGATATgtaataataggtttgttttatttaaaagtgaATAGTTTTGCATTTGCATACTGAAAAATACATGTGtaagctctttttttttattatatgcaTTTTTATAACTTTGACTTGTAATTGACAttcaaactaacttactaaACTTGCTACGCTTGAAATCGCTCTATTCCGGTTGATttcacagaaaaatgcataaggcaatatttgtagataattttatgacaaacaatttttctttagaccCTTATTGACCTCCGAGTAACAGGTtgcgagatatatgcgaaaaactgattttcgtgaccttttgacctctataacttctaacgcggacgcgatatcaatgtcgatttttcacatcttcatagcAACGCCGTAACAAAGGTCTATACCTAAATCGAGCCCattaggaatttttccgcagatgaaacctaaaattactggactattacTGAAGCtttcaaaatgtatattttgtttCACAAAGTACCTACTAGCATTTTGAAGACTCGTTGGATTTTAAATAAATGGCCATCATGCCAATGAAGACTTCACAGACTCCAGAAGAACTTAAAGCAAATAGACAGTTGAGAACGAAAAGCATTCAATTTACGGCAGAATACAGCTCAAAGAGTAGCCCTACCCCTAAGCTAAAGAGCTAAGGATGTGCGTTCATACCAATATCTTACAAATTTATGTTGATAACGGGCTAAAAAGAGATTTTAAAGAAGTATTACGACGAGCATAATATAtctgtacacagagaaaaatagaccacataaaatagaacaaaaacaataagatttctctatggttttcatccaagaaggaaaccttattaaaacaatcgggttttccttattgttttaaaatctgcaaaaaaataaaaaaacgatgaccaggctgggaatcgaactggagacttcaaatcattagtcgcccaccttaccacctgaaccaacctgccatgaaaatattgatcacgatttttgttctagtgctaagttgcaaaaaaaatcaacttttcagtcaaattttaataagattttctctataaaattaataagaaatctccttaaaaaaaccctattaatcgttgatttaaataagatttccttatgaaatgtgtggacggtaaaacaatatggcaatctgttagtttttagcgggtcatatttttctctgtgtagaacTTTGGGCTAGTTTCAAGTGTatctatcaaaaatttttaagaagaataCTTGAACATTTATGACATCGCATGCTAGTTTTACCTTTATGTATGTGAGCTCGTATCAGCTCAGATGTTATCGATGCAATGAAATTAGCTGTTAAAATATGTGAAAGGTGCTTTTGATTAACTAATGTCAGTCAAtagaatttcttttaaattaaaaagaaattgagtttttaaaatgatatatatgtatatgtacctatcattttttcttattttaacatTGTTTTTTCTGCATttaggtttaatttttttttctatagtagGCATTTAAgtgagtttattttatttttaaatccgcCTATTCACGGCAGCGACAaagccatatttccgttctctgaattttttgagaaaaactaaaaatgcagttttcttagaatcaataagaatattacgtacaccaaatttaatcgaaatcgttagagctgttttcgagaaaattgcaaaagATTCGTCTTAATTTAAGCGGACAGCCACTGTGAATCGATCCCACACCTCTTTGGTCACTAGGCTACCCCACCGTTTAAAATCAGTATGATAAACTATAACTAACCTTGAATATCTTCTATGTCAGACATTTTATGCTAATTTGAATGCTTTCCTCGATAAAACCCTGGAATACGAAGAACTTTCCTCTTCATATTCATAACAGCACATGAACTTTTAATcagttttagtttattttctttttcttcgttACAAAATTgtgggttttttttcttttagggccaatttttcaatcttcagataaaactcagttagagcttattcctacgaATAAAAGAAGATTATCTTCCAAAAGATAATGAACCTTGTTTAAATGATATCTGGGACAAAATGACTCAATTCTGTATAATTGAATAAGTGTCACAGAATTTTCCTTATAATATTTGTcactattttgaaaaatgtctgcgattaaaacaaataatatataGTTTTAGATTGTTGTGCGAGGTTAACATACATAAACTTCAATACACTTCGAGAagataaaaactttttgttCCACTATCACAATTTATCATTTGTTTACAATCCACATTAACCATTTGAACACTTCAAAGTTTCAAACCAATATCGTGGTGAGTTCAAGAAAAAACTATAGATAAGATACGATAtcattttattgcaattttatgACTTCAGTTTGATCGAAGTAGTCTAACCGAAacatacaaaacaataaaattcatataattCGAACTTAAAACTGATTGCGAGCGATGACAGAGAATAACGAAGATCGTGTGCATATTTCAAATGAATCAAAATTAATTCCCTATGATGAGTGTGATGGTGTAAAAAGATCAGTTAAAGAGCTTCCTAAACCCTTCTATCAGGAGATTGATTCATTGTTCATGATCATCTTTCTAATAGCAGTTTTTGTTTTGGGTGGAGGTTTTTTGCTTTCAAAAATTGTAGCAAAAAGTCTCTTAGAAAAATTGGccttaattgttttatttatttccttaAGTATTATTGctatagtttcaaaatttttacccTGGTGGTGGATACCATGATTataatatatacatatgtatacataaattattttactatggtaatgtttaatgaaaatacataaatttaatttatttataaatattttgtatatctGCCTAGTTGTTTCTATCTAAGTGTTTGCACTTAAAAccattgtcaaaaaataaaagaaaatacaataatactgtgatagttttttgaactttttttgtagcAGAAAGGAGATAtatcgattctagttaattcgagtacgatgaattcagtggtggcaaccgttttgaaCAACagattttcgagatatttcaaaaataaaattttaggtcGAAATTCTCAAAATACTGAGAATTTTATGTGgttattgttgtttttagtAGGTATTCCGTTAAAATGTCATTAAATCTTTTTTCATCAAAAGTAAATATTAGAATAGAGATATACCAACTCATATTAAATGATTTGGTCACAAACGCGGcttattttgacaaaaaatgacattgtttatgtttttcgtttttttttctagagtATCCCGTGGTTTGTAGTTGCTTCATTACAAAGGTACTTCTTTGCTCTCACATCGGGTAGTAACCACATTGGTATGAGGCCTCAACCTAGAGTGCCAATTCATCCACTACCGTCTCTTCTGTTgcaagaaacaacatttttttgtttgttttttttttcacttttggaGGAATGCGTTACGCACCGTAAGGAGGTATTAATACCTCCCCGTGTGCCGGACCTTCCAAGGGATTTCAACCTTGGCATACCGGCTGAACCTCAAAAATGGCCTTGAAGACCAATCTGAAGCTAGAGCTAGTGACGGTGCTGTTGATTCTTGTGTGAATTCTTTCGCTACCGTCACATCCTTCCCAAGGTTCCAAGTTACATAATAACCTACTCAGCTTCGACCTGTCGACCATGGGAGTCCCTTCTGCGAAACAAGTTTCGCGATCGCATACCTCTAAGCTTCATAGTAGGAGGTATATGTCTCTTCACCACGTTCAAAAACTACTAGCCATCGTCGACATCGGATGATTCTTCCAGAAGGTTCCAACAAATATCTCCAAACAATGaatctaattttttcaaactgtagGTACCACTGATCCAGATTGGCAGTTACCTGGTGAAAACGTTCACCATGCTCGTCAGATTCGCAAGGCGACTGTTCCGTAAACTTATCATGGTGGCATTATGGCAATGGAGAAAATGTAGTTTTACaattagtccagtgcatttataatttgacccagcagtttgtaccaccccaaattttttttgctcattccaTAGAgtattggctgaatatcattaccctgatttttcgcactcgtaaaattcacctttcggccgccatcttggattctagtttttgttaaatacctcgatttctatttatcctacattaAAGTTGTGTATGCAAAAAAcctagagaattaaatttccccGTCTTTTATGTGTATCACTTTTTTCGATATTGGACACAGGGTTAGGCTAGTGTGTATACTCTATTACATGACACTAAAAAGGGTTTACCAGCCATGGTTTAAGGAATACATGGTTATACCAAGTTCCATAACTCTTTTCCACGCAACCAAGGTTCTAGGCgcgttttttttaaagtggttTCCACAGGAGGCCTAATTCACGTTAATTGGTTTTTTATGCTTAGAATTCACTTtgatctttttgtttttggttcgTCACATACTGCTTCTTCACCACTTTCATTTTCGGAATCATAACCCGATAACCGTctgattttgaattgaatttgtttggctttttttttaaacaatctgggaaggcgattttttttaactattttgatttgtaactttttaaatattgagaaaaaagttcttaacataaaagacgggaaatttaattctctaggTTTTTtgcatacacaacttttatgtaggacagatagaaatcgagatatttaaaaaaaaactaaaatccaagatcaCGGCCGAGTGCGAAAAGTCAGGGTAataatattcagccaatgctctatcgaatgagttaaaaaaaattggaggtTCTACAAAttgctgggtcgcccatatatgaacatcataaatgcactggactaaatACCAAATTTGATATGTAGCGGTGGAAGTAAAACTTTATGAACGAAACTATGGAACGAGTGGTTCTTCGATGACGTTGCAATGGTTTAATCGGTGTTGTTCACGAAATTGCCAATTATGTTTCAGACATTGATCAATGATCACCCTTGTAGCGGGTGTCCCACAAGCATATGAAACACATGTTTTTTGTGTACCCGGTCTGAATTTCCATTTGTGATCCTGATCATTATACTTGACGATTTTCTTCATCGACAAAAACGTTTCTTTAGAGTTGGGACTGAGAGCAATTGGAACAGGTGTTTTTGTATTGTTAATAAGGAGAAGAACTGCTTTCAAACTCATTTTCGAGGAATCAATGAATAAACGCCATTCCTCGGGGTCGTACTTGTTATGCATAATTGAAACCAATCCTTTATATCGCGACAAAAAGTAAATGAATTATGTTCAACGAGGGTAAAAATCAAGGGGTTATAAAGACccttaaaatgttataaaaacacAGTGCAAGCTTTTGGGAAAAGAGGAGAGGATTAAGTAGGAGACGGCCACGAGCTGAAAAACATTTGTACCGGGTgctagaaatttttttcttttgagatCCTGAGCAAGAATGATGGATTTTCCTTATGATAACTTAAGACGTCGTCGGCGTGTTAAAGTATCAAAAGTTTTGAGAGAACTCGACATGTTGGCATGGAGTTGTAACATTGGATGGTTCATGAAGCGAGATGAAAGATTCCTGCGGTAAACTTAAAGCATCCGATGCTACTTCGAGTTCGATCGATGAACTGGGTTTTGTTTTAGCTATGGGAACTGGAATTCAATCCGAATGTTTAAATGGCAGTTTTGTTGTACGCAATCACTCATATCAAAACTATTCTTATTAAGATTTCTACTGAAATTGAATTgacgatttttaaaaagctttgactcTAGCTTTTTTGTTTAGCTTAGATTAGAACTGCATTAGGAAGACCCGATATGCTTATGAATTTAGCTGGAATCAGAGTGGGAGCGGTGGGGATCGAGAAAGTTGTAGAAGATTCCACTTAAATGAGTTCAAGGCTCTAGAAAGTTCTAGAATGTAATAGAAAGTTAAAGAAGGTACtagaaagttttaaaaagttaatacaaaGTTCTAAGAGAATTTCGAAAGTATTTAATAACATTACGCAATTACTTGATACATTTCCGTACCTCTGTAGTTcgatggaaaaataaaataaaatacaaaaacaacaagaattgtcattaaattaaatttaaaaaaaatatttttatttttaatattttctacaTAGGTACTCCTTTTTTTATCaaggaaaaattaatattctttgTACTTTTTCAATCACTGATTTGGTTGGCATGAGTTTTCTGTGTTATTCCATGTCTTGGAGTCAATATTGTTTCTGCTCCAAAATGCGGTTGAAAACTACTTgagaaaatttaagttttctaAAAATCGTACCTAAAAGGTAcctaccgtttttttttttcaaaaaacatcaCTAAAAGTTTGAAATAACAGATAATCCAATAGTAGCGGCCTGCGTCTTAGACGCAAAATTACAAATTACCTACCCACACATTTCATTTATATGATATGACTTCATTTTCAAGATTTGCTGACTAAattccaactttttttcagactttctcCAAACATTTCAGTTCAAATATTATAGCTGCTATATATGAACTTGTTTGTAAAATAATCAATAactatcatttatttatttattgctcTTAATTTATTGCATTTCAATTTATAtactaaaataaaagtaaaccaTTTTAATCAGTAAAATGTTTTTCTATAGAACATGTATTggggttttgtattttttttttgttttcaattaaaatctgGTAAAACCTAGCGTCATTGTTTCAAATTTTCTAACGCAGATTTGTTAATATTTGCTTTTTCGTTCTAAAAACTCGATGGTCATCAATGAAATAAGCACTCTTCAGAACTTACTCAATAACTTTGAGGTTGTGTATCATGAAgcaattttaaatcatgaaacataagagcaagttcgcACGACCTAGTCGAActatttacatttttgaataatgTGAACATTTTTACTGTGGGCCGTGGGCATTGTTCTCTCGACATTACCACCACCCAATATATCTCTGTTACACAATGACGAAATCACCTTTAAAACAATCCCACAAATGAATCGATAGATAATAATGGTTTGGAATTCAGTTTAATTGGATTACTAGAATACATAGGTCGTTATTGTGACAGTGTGGCACAAAATGAAAGGTGAAGTTCAAGGTTCAAATCAAGAAGATAAGTCTTTGCTAACAACAAATAGTAGTGATATAACAAAGacaaatgtttttaaaacattttatccAGATGCACCGCCTTGGTACACAGATATTTCAACAatattaatgttattttgtttaagttCTGTTCTGATTTGTGGAGTTATCATCCTTACGGCAATGCTTTTTACTACAAATGCTTGGACTatttgtattgttgttgttggatttgTTTTGATTAGTTTAATTGGTATACAAGTGGAAGTgtattgtaaaaataaaatataaaaatgtttgttattaTTTACACATTAATTTGTATtccttaaatatttaaattgaaaatgaacatttcttttctaattttaataaaatgctatcaatatttggattttttaaattattaacttGTAGATGAGATGGGCATAAGTTAGATTAAGATTTTGGAAGGAGAAAACTAATAAGGAGGGTAGGTCTTAAAATTCCTGGTACATTGTGAAGAGGTAAGCTCGTCGGGAACCAAGGTTCGTGCCTAaggaaaataaagtaaaattcaGTTGAAATAAAATCACCGAATTCTTCCAATTTATTTAACACAACTAATTGCtttctttaatttattaataattcttaattttaacCCGAAAGCTCTATGTTATAAAAGCCACAGCCGCAAAGTGAGGAGGAATCCCGTAAAGGGATGGATAGCCCGATCAATCTAGACATTTTATCAAAGTTGATTGAAGtacaagattttttgatgcagttaggttcctttgataaAGTTTaatatgagatcacagttttacaccaaaatttgatatggcgtatccccgaaaatgacccctgacCCCAGGCAGTACGGAAAAAATGATCTCAATCGAATTTAATTAATGGCACATTTAAATCACCAAGCTCATTTGCTTACTAGCTTTCTTGGTAGAAGAATCTAAATTTTAGAACGGCACTCTGCTTTATatgttgcaaaatattttatagtgGTGAGAATTCCACTGTTAAGGAAAGGGTAATACAGACACTTTTAGCAGCAAGTATAAAAAGAGGTGAAAAAGATCATGAACATAAACTTAGAGGGTTATGTTTTGTGACAATTCATTCCTCTTGCTGGCGGAATTACACgaatgaaaaattgattttgggtGCCCGTCGTCGAAAGACATCTACTTTGGAGCCTTCACCCTTGCCATCATCAGAAGAACCCTTTAGGCAAaactttgattttgaaaaattatgttttattgGCGCAAAACCAGCTGATGATGCTTTCATTGctaagcaaataaaaattactcCAAAATCCCGGATAAGAGTGTGTATAGTTACATCGAATATTATAAGGGAAACCGTCTTTAAGAAATTGTCGAATAGAGATGATGACTTTGCTCGGGGAGTACTGGAACCTTTAATTAATGTTACTGATGTGGTTAATGTAAAGGCGTGATATCACGTTCATTGTTGTaacagtttatataaaaaaagatcTGAAAGTGGACATGATATTCAGAGTTTTATAAGAAATCAACATAAGCAGTTTACTTAATTGACCAACTTCGTATCGAAATCCACATTCTAGAAAAAACGagtattcaatgtgtttttttttttccaaattttgacttaaatatcgattatttcaaaaacaattcattaaaataacataaaaatttctaaaaggtttcattcataactgtaagtgttgccgttacatttttaataatttttttattttaagtatttttttgtataaaattgcccctcccgcctaaacggggggagatagatcctccctcacaaaaaaaaaaaaaaaaattattgtattgaacccctctacaaaaaactATTATCAATTCTTGGCCCATAATTTATCGTACTATCCTCGTTAAAAGGGGTAAAAAGGGGTTTTAGATGGGGTTTACTTGGTGTAAGAGGTTTACACCCATGGAGAGTTTTTATGAGCATGATGTGAACTACAacttgcttaaattttattaaattcggTTGAGATCATTTTTCCCGTACTGTCTAGAGATCAGTAATCATTTTCGGGGATAcaccatatcaaattttggtgtaaaactgtgatttcatattctacTCCATCAAAAGAatctaactgcatcaaaaaaatttgtatttcaattaACTTTGATATATAGTGAATTTTTTTCTAGGATGATCGGGCTAGGAGTAACCTAAAAATGTTATCACTCGGTGTCGGTAAAGAGCCCAGCCCAGTACCGAGCGAAAAAAGTGCAAACGAAAGaggttaaaatttaaaagagtTTTAAACAAGAACTTA
Proteins encoded in this region:
- the LOC129906701 gene encoding maltase A1-like, yielding MGIICLSLLAVVLLTTGILACKAPDTTETNKDWWQTAQFYQIYPRSFMDSDGDGIGDLNGITSKLEYLKEIGVTAAWLSPIFKSPMVDFGYDISSFYEIQPEYGTIDDLKNLIVKATSLGLKIVLDFVPNHASTENEWFKKSVKREKGFEDFFVWSDGVVNPSGGKRLPPSNWLQAFRGSAWEWNDERQQYYLHQFAVQQADLNYRNPVVVEEMKRVLRYWLDIGVAGFRIDAVPVLFEALPDSTGRYPDEPLSGTTDDKDDNEYLNHIYTQNQPETLDMVYQWRTVMDDYQRIHGGETRVLLIETYAPAWFTMPMYGNATTKGAHLPFNFNLITMLDKGFTATDLEKSIAAWLDNMPAGKTANWVTGNHDRRRTASRYGIEVADTMNMLVMMLPGASITYQGEELAMIDGEISWADTVDPAACNSNPDIYEKFTRDPTRTPFQWNSNKNAGFSTAEKTWLPLAAGYETTNVEVERKATRSHLNIYKALVNLRKTSKLLQNGNYRFKALSAGVFILERSLTTGEKLVFLANVGSSPSTINIRDYDVTLPETVKTSIINLSSTKGEGVTLSAGNIELSAYEALILVKT